CAATGGTAGCGTCTTACGTTTCATGCTGGCTTGGTAGTCCCGAATAACTCAGCTCTGCCTGCGACGGCCTTCGTGACGCGATCGGCAGCCAAACTTCGCGGTGCAAGCCGCGCTGATTGCCTCCCCGCCCGCGAGGGGGGCTTAAGGGTGGGCGGGTGTTTGTTCTTGCGCATGGGGGTTTTCATCTTCTGCGGGTGGGCGTGGCGATCATGCGCGTTAGCGAGAAACATCGGAGGCTTCCCAGAGGGGGCGCACGGCTTCCGGCACTGGTTCGATCCGTTTTCTCATGGCCGTCTTTGCCGAGTGATCGCGTGAGCGTCGGTAGATGTCCAGCAGAAGACGCGTCGCCTCGACGTCGCTCGGATTGGCTGGCAGATGTTTTTCGAGCAAAGAGCGCGCTTCATCGACTTGGCCGGCCTCCAAATGATCCAGCGCCTCGACCAACAATGTGGAATTCCCAGCTTCGGGACGACTCGAGGAAGTTCCTCGATTGGCCAGACGAATCACGATGGCTGGGGGATGAGGCTGGGACGCTTCAGCAAAATGTCCCAGGCGCTCCAAGCTCTGGGTGTCGAGCAGCGGGGAACACAAAGTGAGCAGGTGGGTGCGCAAGCCTGCTCCCCTGTTTTCCAACACGCGGAATAGATCATGCAAGGCTTCCGCGGTAACTTTTTTTTGCCGGTACGCGCGGGCGAGCAATATGCGCCGGACGTGGGCAAGCAGATCGGCGGGCTGCCGCGCGATCCGGTGTTTGAGGAAGTCGAGATAACGTTCGGCATGTTCCGCTGACGGCAACACCGGGCAAAGCTTGCCGTGACAATCGAAAAAAGCGGGCTGCCAATCATCCAACGGCGGAACGAACGGTTCGGAAACGGGCTCAAGGACCAACAACTCGTTCATGGCGTGGAATATATGCGAAACCCTTTCTACCGGTGAGTTTTTTTCATCAGCGCGCCCCGGCGCGTCGTAAAAAGTCGACGATCTCGGCGTGATTCGCCTTGCGGGCCATGTCGAGTGCGGTGCCTTCGTCGCGATCGATCTCGTTGACCTCGGCGCCGGCGCCGACGAGCAGACGCACCATTTCCAGATGACCGCGTTTGGCCGCCAGCATCAATGCGGTGGACCCATTCGGCGCGATGGCATTCACCTGTGCGCCGGCAGCCAGCAGTAATGCGGCGATTTGCGGGCGATTCTCGAAGGCGGCGTAATGCAGCGCCGTCCAGCCCGGCGTGTTCGGATCGGCCTTGCGGTCGAGCAGCAACCTGGCGACCGCCTCATGGCCGCGCAGCGTGGCCAGCATCAATGCGGTGTCACCATAACGGTTGCGGCGGTTGAGATTGGCGCGGTTGTCGAGCAGAAAACGCACCAGTTCAAGATTGTTTTCGCGGGCGGCGATCATCAGCAGCGTGTTGCCCTGGGCATCGGTGGTATTGACATCCATGCCGCGCCGCAACAGGTCGATGACCTGTTCGGTTTCATTTTGCTCGGCCGCGTGCAGGATGTCTTCATACACCCCGGCGACGGCGTGAATGGCAAGCAAGGCATACAAGAGTGACAGGACCAAGTATTTTTTCATCGGCTGTGCTTTCATCGTTTGGCGTGGCTGAAAAGCCGGAAGAAGTTCTCGGTCGTCTGCTCGGCGACCGCATCGAGCGTCAAGCCACGTAAGCGGGCGATCTCTTCGGCGACATGACGCACATAGGCGGGCTGATTCACCTTGCCGCGGTAGGGCACTGGCGCGAGATAAGGAGCATCGGTTTCGACGAGCATGCGTTCGAGCGGCACCATTTTTGCGACTTCCTTGAGTTCGATGGCATTTTTGAAGGTGACGATACCCGAGAACGAAATGTAGAACCCCAGATCGAGCGCAGTGCGAGCAATCTGTGCGCTTTCGGTGAAGCAATGGAAGACACCGCCGACCGCCTCCGCCCCCTCCTCTTTCAAGATGGCCAGAGTATCGGCCGCGGCCGAGCGGGTGTGAATGATCAGCGGCTTGCTGCAGAGCCGGGCAGCGCGAATGTGAGTGCGAAAACGCTCGCGTTGCCACTCCAGATCACCCTCGAGGCGATAATAATCGAGGCCGGTTTCGCCAATGGCCACGACTCTTGGATCATTGGCCAGTTCAAGCAAAGTCTTGGCATCGGGGTCTCTTTCAGAATATTCCGTATCCGGGTGCACACCGACTGCGGCGAAGAGGTTGGATGCCGAGCGGACGAGCGCCAGCATCGCCGGGAAACGCTCCAAGGTGACGCCAGCGCACAGTGCCCAGCCAACGTCGGCCTGCGCCATGGCGGCTAGAAGATCGTGGAGATTTTCCGCAAGCTCAGGGAAATCGAGATGGCAATGGGAGTCGACGAGTGGCGCGTTCATGATTCGAGGGGCTTGAATGCGCGCAGGCAAAGGTCTTCGAGAAAAAGTCGCGGATTGAGCGGGTGATTTGCCCAGGCGCGCAATTGGGCTATTTGCCGTTGGGCGCGGATCAACGCAGGCAGGGTGGTTCTCTGAGCGAGTGGCGCAAGCGCATCGCGGTCGAAATAGCGAGGTGCATGACCGACCCGGCACAAGCCAAGGTCGTGGAGCCACTTTTGCACGGTCACGACCAGATCCTCGATGCCGAGCCCCGCATCATCTTTAACGAGCCCTTCCCAGCGCGCCGCGAGCGCGAGCGGTTCAGAAGGCCGCAGCAAATCGCTCACCAGCTTTTCCAGAGCCTTCAGACGGCCGCTGCGGGCGGCATCGAAAAGCTGGCGTGGAGCCTGGCCGAAAAATGGCAGCCACTTCGCCTCGCCAGCAAGTTTTTGCTCTTCCAGCCAACGTCGGCTTTGCTCGATGGGCGGAGGGGCGAAAACGACGCGTCGAGAACGGCTCAAGAGCGTCGGCAAGAGGCTGCGCCATCTGTTGGAAATCATTATGAAATAGAAAGATGTCGATGGTTCTTCAAGTATCTTGAGAAGAGAGTTGGCAACGATTGGGTTCATCGCTTCGGCCGGGTCGATCAGGCAGACCCGCGCTCCGCCGCGATGGCCGCCAACGTGGAAGAAGTCTTCCAGCTCACGGATCTGCTGGATGCGGATCTGGCGACCGGTCTTTTTCTTTTCTCCTTCGCTATGCTTTGCGTCCTCCTCGGCCGCACTTTCAGCCTCGGGCTGGACGAGCCGAAAATCGGGATGCTGGCCATTGGCCATCATCGAACAGGACGGGCAGCGGCCGCAAGCGGGCTCATGGGGGCCGCGCGGTATCTCGCAGAGCAGACGGGCCGCCAACGCATCCGCCAACTCCCGCTTCCCGACTCCGACCGGACCAGTGAACAGCAGCGCATGGGGCAGGCGCACATCGGGCCCAGTCAGGCTCTTCCATATATCTTCATTTAGTATCATTTATTCAATATCTTAAGAATATATCTTCAAGTTGTTTCTGAATGAGTGCACAACTTTGGCTGGCATCGATCACCTTCACCCGTTCCGGCATTCGACGGGCGCGCGCCAGGTAAGCAGCGCGAACGCGTTCGTGGAAATCGGCCTTTTCCTGTTCGAAACGATCGAGCTGCCGGGAAGCCTTGGCCATGCGTTGCATCGCGATCTCGACCGGCAGGTCAAAGAGGAGCGTCAGATCGGGCTGGAAACCACCTTGCACCCAGATTTCCAGTTGGGCGAGTTTTTCGGCCGACAGCCCTCGTCCACCGCCCTGATAGGCGAAGCTTGCATCAGTGAAGCGATCGCAGACGACCCAGTCGCCCCGTTCGAGCGCCGGCCAGATGAGCTCGCCCAGATGCTCGCGGCGGGCGGCGAACATCAGAAGAGCCTCGGTTTCGAGATGCATCGGTTCGGCAAGCAGCAGTCCGCGCAGCTTCTCGCCCAGGGGCGTGCCGCCCGGCTCCCGGGTCTGCACGACGCGATATCCACGCCGACGCAGGAATTCGACCAGCCAGGCAAGATGCGTGCTCTTGCCGGCGCCATCGATGCCTTCGAGCGTGATGAATTTGCCTCTTGCCGTCACTTTTTCCCCAACTGGTATTTGGCTACCGCGCGATTATGCTCCTCCAGCGTGCGCGAAAAAACGCTGGAACCGTCCCCGCGGGCGACGAAGTAGAGGAAATCGGTCTGCGGCGGATGGAGCGCCGCTTCGAGCGAAGCCATGCCCGGCAGGCAGATCGGCGTCGGTGGCAGGCCGCTGCGAGTATAGGTGTTCCAGGGGGTATCGGCCTGCAGATCGCGCTTTCTCAGATTGCCATCGAACTTTTCGCCCAGACCGTAAATCACGCTCGGATCGGTCTGCAACGGCATGCCGAGCTTGAGGCGATTGACGAACACCGAGGCGATCTTGCCGCGATCGGTGGCAAGGCCGGTTTCCTTTTCGATGATCGAAGCCATGATCAACGCTTCGGCCGGGTTTTGATAAGGCACTGAAGGGTCGCGGTTTTCCCAGGCGACGGCCAAGCGGCGCTGCATGGCGCGGTAGGCGCGCCGGTAGATGTCGAAATCGCTCGAACGACGGACAAAGAGATAGGTGTCTGGGAAAAACCGACCTTCGGCATATGGCTCCGTCGCGCCGATGCGTTGCAGGATCTCGGCTTCAGTCAGCTCGGTGCTGTCGTGACGCAGGTCGTGATGGGCATCGATCAGCGCGCGCATGTCGCGGAAAGTCTTTCCCTCGACGATGACGATCTCGCTTAGGGTCACGTCGCCGGCAGTGAGCTTTTCGAGCAGCTGCCATGCCGTGATGCCAGCGCCGATTTCGTAAGCGCCGGCCTTGATGTTGCGGTCGCGGCCCGCCAGCCGGCCCAGCAGCGCGAATTGCCACGGCCGGATGCCGACGCCGGCATCGCGCATCGCCTGGGCAGCGCCCTTGAGGCCGAGACCGGGGCGAATGTCGAAATCCACCACCCCGTCGGGGTTGAGTTGCAAGGAGATGGCCGCAGATGCGAACCAGACCATCCAGCCGGCGAAAGCCGCCGCGAGCAGGAAGGTCAGCCATAATAAGTGTTTGAGTAGTCGCATACGAGGCGGCTATGATAGTGAAACCTCTGCCTAACTTGCTGTGCGGGTGGTCTGCTGCGTTGCGCGGTGCTCGGATGCTCGCCTACCCACGCAGGTATGTCTCGCATCCTGCGCTCCGTGCGCCTTGCATCCCATCCCGCTCGCGGCGTTATGCAGAAGTTTCATAGTGAGAACGCTTTACCGACCGACCTCACCACTTGCGTTCGATCGACCCGCGGGTGGCCAAGGTCGGCGATGTGGCGTTGGCCGCTTCATCGATCGAGGATTTCGCATGAGCCAGAGCACCTTCATTCCTCTCACCGACCAGGGCTTGATCCGCGCCAGCGGCGAGGAGGCAACGAGTTTTTTGCACAACCTGCTGACCAACGACATCAACCACTTGCCGGCCGACGGCGCGCGTCATGCGGCGCTTTGCACCGCCAAGGGCCGCATGATCGCCAGTTTCCTGATCTGGCGCGAAGGGCAAGATATTCTCCTGATGCTCTCGGCCGACATCCTGCCGGGCATCCTGAAGAAACTGTCGATGTACATCCTGCGCAGCAAGGTTAGGCTCACGGACATCAGCGCCGAGCGCACGCTCTTTGGCGTGCTCGGCAGTGAAATCGGACCGACCGAGCCGATGTCGACCGCGCAGTGGCACGGCGGCACGGCGATTCGGCTCGATGCCGGGCGCGCGATCCTTGCTCTTCCCGCTGGCGCGCCTGTGCCCGCGGATGGACGTCTCGGTGAGATCGCCGCATGGCATCTGGCCGAGATTCGCGCAGGCATTCCGCGCATCGTCGCCGCCACCCAAGAGCTATTCACCCCGCAGATGGTGAATTACGAGCTTGCCAAGATCGGCGGCGTCAGCTTCCAGAAAGGCTGCTATCCAGGACAGGAAATCGTCGCCCGCACGCAGTATCTCGGCAAGGTCAAGCGGCGCATGTATCGGGTGCGGCTTAATGAGCCCTTTCCGCCAGGCACCGAGGTGTTCACCCCCGCAGCGGGCGACCAGCATTGCGGCAACGTCGTGCTGTGCGCTCCTTCGCCAGACGGCGGCTTCGAGGCTTTGCTCGTCGTGCAATCCTCGGGGGCGCAATCCGATGGAGTGTATGTCGGCAAGCCCGACGGGGCGCGCGCCACGTTGCTCGATCTGCCCTATCCCATCGATTGACCGATGTGCCTGATTCTCGTCGCCTGGCACGCCCATCACGAGTTTCCACTCGTCGTCGCGGCGAACCGTGACGAGTTCCATGCCCGGGCGACGGCTCCGGCGGCCTTCTGGGCGGATCATCCCCAGGTGCTCGCCGGCCGTGACCTCGCCGCAGGAGGCACCTGGCTGGGCTTCACGTGCGATGGCCGCCTCGCGGCGCTGACCAATTTCCGTGATCCGGCCCGCCATCAGCCGTATGCGCCGTCGCGCGGCCGGCTGGTCGCCGACTTTCTCTGTGGCGAAACCGGCATCGACGCCTATCTCGACAGCCTCGATTCGGGACGCTACAACGGCTTCAACCTGCTGCTTGGCGACGGACGGCGGCTGGTCGCTTTCAGCAATGTGACGGGCGAGCGCCACGAACTCGCGCCCGGCATCTACGGTCTGTCGAATGCGCTGCTCGACACGCCCTGGCCGAAAGTCGGCGCTGGCAAGGCGGCACTGGAAGCGGCGCTCCACCATCTGCCCGATGAGCACGGCCTTTGGGCACTGCTGTGCGACGATCGGACGCATCCCGATCACCTGCTCCCCGCCACCGGCGTGCCGCGCGAATGGGAACGCCTGCTCTCGGCGGCCTTCATCCGCGGGGTAGATTACGGCACGCGCAGCTCGACGGTCATCACGCTCAGCGCCGGCGGCAAGGTGACTTTCGACGAGCAGACCTGGCTGCCGGGCGGGATGGCCGGCGAGCGGCGGCGCTATCGTTACTCGCTGATCTCGACCGGCGTATGAACCGGTACTAGGTCGAACAGCTCGATGATGTCGGCGTTCCTCATGCGGATGCAGCCGATCGAGCCGGGTTTGCCCATCTCGACCGTGTCCGGGCTGCCGTGGATGTAGATGTAGCGGCGCATCGTATCGACCTCGCCGAAGCGGTTCTTGCCCGGCTCGCAACCGGACAGCCAGAGGATGCGCGTCAAGATCCAGTCGCGATCGGGAAATTGCGCGGCAAGTTCCGGCGTCCAGATTTCGCCGGTCGGCCGGCGGCGCACGAACACCGTGTTTGCCGCTGCGCCCGCGCCGATTTTCGCGCGGATGATGTGTTTGCCGCGCGGCGTGCGGAAGCTGCCGCGCCGCTCACCGGCACCGTTCTTCGCCGTCGAAACGCGATAGCGTCGCAGCAGCATCCCTCGCTCGTCGAACAATTCGAGCGTCTGGGCAGGGAGGCTGACGCGGATATGCATCAGGCCACCTCCGTCTTCTGCCGCCGGGCGGCGAAAAAGCTCGACAACAGCGCGCCGCACTCCTCGGCACGCACGCCGCCGACGACTTCGGCGTGGTGATTCAGACGCTCTTCGGCGAACAGGTCGATCACGCTGCCGGCCGCGCCAGTTTTCGGATCCGGCGCGCCGAAGACGACGCGGGCGATGCGGGCGTGGAAGATCGCGCCGATACACATCGCGCAGGGCTCCAGCGTCACATACAGCGTGCAGCCCGGTAGCCGATAGTTGCCCAACCGCTTGGCCGCGTCTCTGAGCGCCATCACCTCGGCGTGGGCGGTCGGATCCTGACGGGAGATCGGCTGGTTGAAGCCGCGACCGACGATCGCGCCGTCCTTGACGACGATCGCGCCGACCGGCACCTCGTCGAGCGTGGCCGCCTCGCGCGCCAGCGTTAGCGCGATGCCCATGTAGGCGGCGTCATCCATCGGGCTCAGGCCGCGAGCGCCTCGCGGATGGCCGCGGCGAGGATCGCCGGATCCTCGGCGCCGACGATGATGCGCTGGCCTGGCAGGATGAAGGTGGGCACCTGGTTGATGCCCATCGCTTGCACCTTTGCGGCCATTTGTTTCACCACCTCTTCGTCGGCGTTCGAGGCGAGATAGGCACGAATGGTCGGTCCGTCGTAACCAGATTCGGACGCGCAGGCGGTCAGCACGTCGATATCGCCGACATGCTCGCCGCGCTGGAACTGCGCGGCATAGAGGCGCTCGATCAGCGCATCGAGCTTCGCCGGATCGGGAGCGACCGTCTGAGCGTAATGGATCAGCCGGTGGGCCTTCAATGTGTTGGCGCGATACTGGATCTTCTCGAATGCGTAGTCGATGCCCCAGGCGCGGCCGGCTTCGCGCAACCGCGCCCAGAGCTGCTCGACTTTATCCCGTCCGCCGAACTTCTTTTCCAGGAATGGAAGGTACGGCTCGCCTTCGGCAGGAGTATCTGGATTGAGGAAGAACGGCAGCCAGTGCTTGCGATACTGGAAGTCAGGCCATTCCCTGCGGACGAGGTCGACGGCCGCCGCCAGCCGCCGGGTACCGATGAAGCACCAGGGACAGACGACGTCGGCAACGATTTCGATCGTGAACATGGATTCATCCTTGATCATTTCGCAGCCGCAAGGATAAAGCATCTGCCGTCCCGCCAGCGCCGAGTTCCGTTCGCGGCGCCGGCGGGAAGCGGTTGGTCGTTACGCGTTCTTCGCGACTTCGCCACCCTGCTCCAGCAAGGCCGCCTGTGCCGCGGCCAAGCGCGCGATCGGCACGCGCGGGCCGGAGCAGGAAACGTAGGTGAGCCCGATCTTGTGACAGAAATGGATCGAAGCCGGATGGCCGCCATGTTCGCCGCAGATGCCCACCTTGAGGTCGGGACGCGTCTTGCGGCCCTCGCTGACGGCAAGCTTCATCAGTTCGCCAACGCCCTTCTGGTCGAGCACTTCGAATGGGTTGTCCTGGAGAATGCCCACCTCGGTGTAATGCGGCAGGAACTTGTTCTCGGCATCCTCGCGCGAGAACGAGAAGGTCGCCTGCGTCAGATCGTTGGTGCCGAAGCTGAAGAATTCGGCATCTTCCGCCATACGCCCGGCACGCAGGCAGGCGCGCACCACCTCGAGCATACTGCCGAACTTGTAGCCGACGTTGATGCCGTGGGTGAGCTGGACCACCTGGTGAATGTCGCGCACGTATTTGTGGATGCGCGTCAGCTCCTCGACGGTCGCCACCTGTGGCACCATGATCTCCGGATAGACCTCGATGCCCTCTTTCGCGCACAGCGCCGCGGCCTCGAGGATCGCCTGGATCTGCATCTTGTAGATTTCAGGGTAGGTGATGCCCAGGCGCACGCCGCGATGACCGAGCATCGGGTTGACCTCGGCGAGCGCACGAACTTTCTTGAGCGTCTTTTCCTTCTTCTGGATCACATCCTCTTCGAGGTGGCTGTCCTTGAACTCGGTCATGCTGCGCGACAGCTTGGCCAATCCATCGGCATATTGCATGTAGAGCTTCGGATTGAGCAGCTTCAGGGTCTCCGGCAACTCCTCGAGCGCCTTGAGCGAATCGCGCAGATGGTGCAGGTGGGCGATTTCCAGCTCGAGCTGCGCGGCGGTCGGCAGGAACTCGTGCAGCGGCGGATCCATCAGGCGCACGGTCACCGGCAGCCCGCGCATCGCCTTGAAGATCGCCTTGAAGTCGGAACGCTGGATCGGCAACAGCCGGTCGATCGCGGCTTGCCGCTCCTCGAGCGATTCGGCGAGGATCATCTCCTGGACGATCGGCAGCCGGTCGGTGGCGTTGAACATGCGCTCGGTGCGGCACAAGCCGATGCCCATCGCACCGAATTCGCGCGCGCGCAGCGCGTCTTCCGGCGTGTCGGCATTGGCCATCACTTTGAGACGCGCCACCTGGTCGGCCCATTTGAGCAGCGTCGCCATGTCCTGGTTGAACTTGGCCTGCACGGTTGGCACCTCGCCGGCATAGACATTGCCGGTGCTGCCGTCGATGGTGATGACATCGCCTTCGTGCAGCGTCGTGTCGCCGATGGTGGCGCATTTCTTCACGTCGTCGATGTGGATCGCTTCGCAACCGGAGACACAGGGCTTGCCCATGCCGCGCGCGACTACCGCCGCATGCGAGGTCTTGCCGCCGCGGCTCGTCAGGATGCCCTGCGCCTGGAAGAAGCCGTGGATGTCTTCCGGCTTGGTCTCTTCGCGCACCAGGATGATTTTCTCGCCGGCACGCCCGCGCGCCTCGGCGGTATCGGCATCGAAGACGATCTTGCCGGATGCGGCGCCCGGCGAGGCCGGCAGTCCGGTAGCCAAGGGTTTGCCCTTGAAGTTCGGCGAAAGCTGTGGCACCAACAGTTGTTCGAGCATCGAAGGATCGACGCGCAGCAAGGCCTTTTCCTTGCTGATCAGCCCTTCCTTGAACATATCGACCGAGGTGCGCACCATCGCCGCGGCATTCATCTTGCCGTTGCGGGTCTGCAGGCAATAGAGCGTG
This genomic interval from Sulfuricystis multivorans contains the following:
- the tmk gene encoding dTMP kinase, with the translated sequence MTARGKFITLEGIDGAGKSTHLAWLVEFLRRRGYRVVQTREPGGTPLGEKLRGLLLAEPMHLETEALLMFAARREHLGELIWPALERGDWVVCDRFTDASFAYQGGGRGLSAEKLAQLEIWVQGGFQPDLTLLFDLPVEIAMQRMAKASRQLDRFEQEKADFHERVRAAYLARARRMPERVKVIDASQSCALIQKQLEDIFLRY
- a CDS encoding ankyrin repeat domain-containing protein, yielding MKKYLVLSLLYALLAIHAVAGVYEDILHAAEQNETEQVIDLLRRGMDVNTTDAQGNTLLMIAARENNLELVRFLLDNRANLNRRNRYGDTALMLATLRGHEAVARLLLDRKADPNTPGWTALHYAAFENRPQIAALLLAAGAQVNAIAPNGSTALMLAAKRGHLEMVRLLVGAGAEVNEIDRDEGTALDMARKANHAEIVDFLRRAGAR
- the tadA gene encoding tRNA adenosine(34) deaminase TadA yields the protein MDDAAYMGIALTLAREAATLDEVPVGAIVVKDGAIVGRGFNQPISRQDPTAHAEVMALRDAAKRLGNYRLPGCTLYVTLEPCAMCIGAIFHARIARVVFGAPDPKTGAAGSVIDLFAEERLNHHAEVVGGVRAEECGALLSSFFAARRQKTEVA
- the holB gene encoding DNA polymerase III subunit delta', whose translation is MILNEDIWKSLTGPDVRLPHALLFTGPVGVGKRELADALAARLLCEIPRGPHEPACGRCPSCSMMANGQHPDFRLVQPEAESAAEEDAKHSEGEKKKTGRQIRIQQIRELEDFFHVGGHRGGARVCLIDPAEAMNPIVANSLLKILEEPSTSFYFIMISNRWRSLLPTLLSRSRRVVFAPPPIEQSRRWLEEQKLAGEAKWLPFFGQAPRQLFDAARSGRLKALEKLVSDLLRPSEPLALAARWEGLVKDDAGLGIEDLVVTVQKWLHDLGLCRVGHAPRYFDRDALAPLAQRTTLPALIRAQRQIAQLRAWANHPLNPRLFLEDLCLRAFKPLES
- the ppdK gene encoding pyruvate, phosphate dikinase, which produces MAGKKFVYAFEEGDGKNKMLLGGKGANLCEMTQIGLNVPPGFTITTEACLAYLEHDELPKGAWEEILEHMKALEKKTGKQFGGAANPLLVSVRSGSAMSMPGMMDTILNLGLNKTTLAGLIKLTDNPRFGYDAWRRFIQLFAKIALGIDDKPFDEAMKAIKEKVGAAQDIDLKAEQLAELSEQFLRIVKDHTGKPFPEDPYKQLEIAIGAVFRSWNGKRAVDYRRQFKITKEMANGTACNIVTMVFGNMGNDSGTGVGFTRNPGTGENQIYGEYLVNAQGEDVVAGIRTPKAIAEMEQDMPEIYRQLLELRNRLEGHYKEVQDFEFTIERGTLYCLQTRNGKMNAAAMVRTSVDMFKEGLISKEKALLRVDPSMLEQLLVPQLSPNFKGKPLATGLPASPGAASGKIVFDADTAEARGRAGEKIILVREETKPEDIHGFFQAQGILTSRGGKTSHAAVVARGMGKPCVSGCEAIHIDDVKKCATIGDTTLHEGDVITIDGSTGNVYAGEVPTVQAKFNQDMATLLKWADQVARLKVMANADTPEDALRAREFGAMGIGLCRTERMFNATDRLPIVQEMILAESLEERQAAIDRLLPIQRSDFKAIFKAMRGLPVTVRLMDPPLHEFLPTAAQLELEIAHLHHLRDSLKALEELPETLKLLNPKLYMQYADGLAKLSRSMTEFKDSHLEEDVIQKKEKTLKKVRALAEVNPMLGHRGVRLGITYPEIYKMQIQAILEAAALCAKEGIEVYPEIMVPQVATVEELTRIHKYVRDIHQVVQLTHGINVGYKFGSMLEVVRACLRAGRMAEDAEFFSFGTNDLTQATFSFSREDAENKFLPHYTEVGILQDNPFEVLDQKGVGELMKLAVSEGRKTRPDLKVGICGEHGGHPASIHFCHKIGLTYVSCSGPRVPIARLAAAQAALLEQGGEVAKNA
- the mltG gene encoding endolytic transglycosylase MltG; this translates as MRLLKHLLWLTFLLAAAFAGWMVWFASAAISLQLNPDGVVDFDIRPGLGLKGAAQAMRDAGVGIRPWQFALLGRLAGRDRNIKAGAYEIGAGITAWQLLEKLTAGDVTLSEIVIVEGKTFRDMRALIDAHHDLRHDSTELTEAEILQRIGATEPYAEGRFFPDTYLFVRRSSDFDIYRRAYRAMQRRLAVAWENRDPSVPYQNPAEALIMASIIEKETGLATDRGKIASVFVNRLKLGMPLQTDPSVIYGLGEKFDGNLRKRDLQADTPWNTYTRSGLPPTPICLPGMASLEAALHPPQTDFLYFVARGDGSSVFSRTLEEHNRAVAKYQLGKK
- a CDS encoding NRDE family protein is translated as MCLILVAWHAHHEFPLVVAANRDEFHARATAPAAFWADHPQVLAGRDLAAGGTWLGFTCDGRLAALTNFRDPARHQPYAPSRGRLVADFLCGETGIDAYLDSLDSGRYNGFNLLLGDGRRLVAFSNVTGERHELAPGIYGLSNALLDTPWPKVGAGKAALEAALHHLPDEHGLWALLCDDRTHPDHLLPATGVPREWERLLSAAFIRGVDYGTRSSTVITLSAGGKVTFDEQTWLPGGMAGERRRYRYSLISTGV
- a CDS encoding tetratricopeptide repeat protein — encoded protein: MNELLVLEPVSEPFVPPLDDWQPAFFDCHGKLCPVLPSAEHAERYLDFLKHRIARQPADLLAHVRRILLARAYRQKKVTAEALHDLFRVLENRGAGLRTHLLTLCSPLLDTQSLERLGHFAEASQPHPPAIVIRLANRGTSSSRPEAGNSTLLVEALDHLEAGQVDEARSLLEKHLPANPSDVEATRLLLDIYRRSRDHSAKTAMRKRIEPVPEAVRPLWEASDVSR
- a CDS encoding DsbA family oxidoreductase, whose protein sequence is MFTIEIVADVVCPWCFIGTRRLAAAVDLVRREWPDFQYRKHWLPFFLNPDTPAEGEPYLPFLEKKFGGRDKVEQLWARLREAGRAWGIDYAFEKIQYRANTLKAHRLIHYAQTVAPDPAKLDALIERLYAAQFQRGEHVGDIDVLTACASESGYDGPTIRAYLASNADEEVVKQMAAKVQAMGINQVPTFILPGQRIIVGAEDPAILAAAIREALAA
- a CDS encoding YgfZ/GcvT domain-containing protein, whose protein sequence is MSQSTFIPLTDQGLIRASGEEATSFLHNLLTNDINHLPADGARHAALCTAKGRMIASFLIWREGQDILLMLSADILPGILKKLSMYILRSKVRLTDISAERTLFGVLGSEIGPTEPMSTAQWHGGTAIRLDAGRAILALPAGAPVPADGRLGEIAAWHLAEIRAGIPRIVAATQELFTPQMVNYELAKIGGVSFQKGCYPGQEIVARTQYLGKVKRRMYRVRLNEPFPPGTEVFTPAAGDQHCGNVVLCAPSPDGGFEALLVVQSSGAQSDGVYVGKPDGARATLLDLPYPID
- a CDS encoding TatD family hydrolase encodes the protein MNAPLVDSHCHLDFPELAENLHDLLAAMAQADVGWALCAGVTLERFPAMLALVRSASNLFAAVGVHPDTEYSERDPDAKTLLELANDPRVVAIGETGLDYYRLEGDLEWQRERFRTHIRAARLCSKPLIIHTRSAAADTLAILKEEGAEAVGGVFHCFTESAQIARTALDLGFYISFSGIVTFKNAIELKEVAKMVPLERMLVETDAPYLAPVPYRGKVNQPAYVRHVAEEIARLRGLTLDAVAEQTTENFFRLFSHAKR
- a CDS encoding L,D-transpeptidase, which gives rise to MHIRVSLPAQTLELFDERGMLLRRYRVSTAKNGAGERRGSFRTPRGKHIIRAKIGAGAAANTVFVRRRPTGEIWTPELAAQFPDRDWILTRILWLSGCEPGKNRFGEVDTMRRYIYIHGSPDTVEMGKPGSIGCIRMRNADIIELFDLVPVHTPVEISE